One region of SAR324 cluster bacterium genomic DNA includes:
- a CDS encoding MMPL family transporter — protein sequence MMKYLGRFSTRFPGLVVVVVIGITAFMMYQIKTRLYMEADMTKFLPKSMPTTKANDYYKKNFNYQEALMIGLEMPGGTVMQPDVLRAMEAIIEDIKGLKGTKTIQSLLTGKTETLTLPMGIDQENIRSIANLEDAILDKETGSVISGSVITKLKKELGIPFTDQTEELLPESEEDLKKIIPGLQAHLLNDRTTRGSLISEDLTATSIQVQMLRKWDYKRRFALLELETAIDAEKLKNRYMGRDSVFPFDVYGKKYGLTTYDDAFISEHTQTMRRILKKHLTGYLSSTFEEHPRLQELLSGELTLEKFDDLMSYVESRNFFLHPEMYTWENFTTNLYEFSLENIDALSRENLEFKLYNVKDIYDLNLIYEQTQEIIRKHAVPGLKFHIAGAPVVTAIFAHMIGKDMGMLMPVAIVLIFFILLLSFRTAVGVFIPMITVIISMIWALGCMAMAHVPVTAISSMLPIVLLATGTAYGIHLLNRYYEDIHYSKDRKKVLQITVEHVGVAILMAGATTVAGFLSLVSSDLTLIQQFGIFAAVGVAGALFLSLTFSPAILTWWKIPQKTKALKRDNVHAEGHAIDKLMHAWAALVVKHPKAFIAGFVVLMIASALVMPQLKYEGGQMSNFKDDNPIKQSDVFINRKLSGTGLVNLLFRFRPEVLIDHPEAIESLTVAVQRLNSAWDAFVKATPESNYSPLNDQIHSLTELVKDPVKNQAGIKQIMEVTGHVLNEEYAVAVTPEETGTTKEKQQKELTSEEANALDELMGVSSEENTATNSGGGLDDLMGLADSTETSATVEKGPYEDLSSEQLAGLKEIHQQLGLTQETWESTASAVIQLRQHKQEESALKLQRAFNQLHDFFVADLTQTQVLHKIQKMQEFAEAMTSPSITIEGHVMQPTGFVVSPVDLVRKFYRVFYHDDDPTYERLPNVETDNIADPTLTDRGITGVLLNQALNANRDTFEGMVTPDLKEFQMSILTRDGSSAFIMDYETQIREGLKKLFPANDPYIADVRVAGYAPTITEVTNVISTSQAKSIAWSFVFVFAVTFFIFRSLVGGLFAIIPLFFTVLANFGMIYLLGWKINTGTMMVASISIGIGVDYTIHFLERFKTQLRQGDDLEHAYFNTIHSSGKAILINAVSVAVGFLVLIASAFVANIAMGALMAGTMIYSSLGAMTLLPALILVLKPRFFEMEKNQIDNKTKH from the coding sequence ATGATGAAATATTTAGGTCGTTTCAGTACCAGGTTTCCGGGCCTGGTGGTGGTGGTCGTGATTGGCATCACCGCGTTCATGATGTATCAGATCAAAACCCGGTTGTATATGGAAGCGGATATGACCAAATTCCTGCCCAAGAGCATGCCCACGACCAAAGCCAATGATTATTACAAAAAGAATTTCAATTATCAGGAAGCCCTGATGATTGGTCTTGAAATGCCTGGTGGAACCGTCATGCAACCTGACGTGCTACGGGCGATGGAAGCAATTATTGAGGATATCAAGGGGCTCAAGGGCACCAAAACCATTCAGAGCCTGCTCACCGGAAAAACTGAAACCCTCACCCTGCCGATGGGAATTGATCAGGAAAATATCCGGAGCATCGCCAATCTTGAAGATGCCATTCTGGACAAGGAAACCGGTTCTGTCATTTCAGGCAGTGTGATCACAAAACTGAAAAAAGAACTGGGCATTCCCTTTACGGATCAAACGGAAGAACTGTTGCCTGAGTCGGAGGAGGATCTGAAAAAAATCATTCCCGGGTTGCAGGCCCATTTGCTGAATGACCGCACCACCCGGGGAAGTTTGATTTCCGAAGACCTGACCGCCACGTCCATTCAGGTCCAGATGCTGCGCAAGTGGGATTACAAACGGCGTTTTGCCCTGCTGGAACTGGAAACCGCCATTGACGCGGAAAAACTGAAAAACCGCTACATGGGCCGGGACAGTGTGTTTCCCTTTGACGTGTATGGTAAAAAATATGGCCTGACCACCTATGATGATGCTTTTATCTCAGAGCATACACAAACCATGCGGCGTATTCTGAAAAAGCACCTGACCGGCTATTTATCCAGCACGTTCGAGGAACATCCACGTCTTCAGGAACTGTTATCCGGCGAACTCACTCTGGAAAAATTTGATGACCTCATGAGTTATGTGGAAAGCCGGAATTTCTTCCTGCATCCTGAGATGTATACCTGGGAGAATTTCACCACCAATCTGTATGAATTTTCACTGGAAAACATTGACGCGTTGAGTCGTGAAAATCTGGAGTTCAAGTTATACAACGTCAAGGATATTTATGATCTGAATCTGATTTATGAACAGACACAGGAAATTATCAGGAAACATGCGGTTCCGGGCCTAAAATTTCATATAGCCGGAGCACCCGTCGTGACCGCGATTTTTGCCCACATGATCGGCAAGGATATGGGAATGTTGATGCCCGTGGCCATTGTGCTCATCTTTTTCATTCTTCTGCTGAGTTTCCGGACAGCGGTCGGGGTATTCATTCCCATGATAACGGTGATCATTTCCATGATCTGGGCCTTGGGCTGTATGGCGATGGCTCATGTGCCAGTCACCGCCATATCTTCGATGTTGCCCATTGTGCTGCTGGCGACGGGCACCGCCTATGGGATTCACCTGCTCAACCGCTATTATGAAGATATTCACTATTCCAAAGACCGTAAAAAAGTTCTGCAGATCACCGTTGAGCATGTGGGTGTTGCGATCCTTATGGCAGGAGCCACCACTGTTGCCGGATTTCTCTCTCTTGTTTCGTCCGATCTGACCCTTATTCAACAGTTCGGGATTTTTGCGGCGGTGGGCGTTGCGGGTGCGCTATTCCTGTCGCTCACATTCAGTCCCGCCATTTTGACATGGTGGAAAATCCCACAGAAAACAAAAGCCTTGAAACGGGACAACGTTCATGCGGAAGGCCACGCCATTGACAAGCTGATGCATGCCTGGGCGGCACTGGTCGTCAAACATCCCAAAGCGTTCATTGCGGGTTTCGTAGTGCTCATGATCGCCTCCGCACTTGTGATGCCCCAACTGAAATATGAAGGCGGACAGATGTCCAATTTCAAGGACGACAACCCCATCAAGCAAAGTGATGTCTTCATCAATCGTAAATTGAGTGGAACCGGACTGGTCAATCTTCTGTTCCGGTTTCGTCCGGAAGTTCTCATTGATCATCCTGAGGCGATCGAGTCACTCACGGTCGCGGTTCAGCGGTTGAATTCCGCATGGGACGCCTTTGTGAAGGCAACTCCTGAAAGCAATTATTCCCCGCTGAATGACCAGATACATTCGCTGACTGAACTGGTGAAGGACCCCGTAAAAAACCAGGCCGGGATCAAACAGATTATGGAAGTCACCGGACATGTGCTTAACGAAGAATATGCTGTTGCGGTCACTCCTGAAGAAACTGGAACCACCAAGGAAAAACAGCAGAAGGAGCTGACCTCGGAAGAAGCCAATGCACTGGATGAACTGATGGGCGTTTCTTCTGAGGAAAATACGGCTACAAACAGCGGCGGCGGTCTGGACGATCTGATGGGGTTGGCTGATTCCACTGAAACAAGCGCAACGGTGGAAAAAGGACCTTATGAAGATCTTTCGTCGGAACAGCTTGCCGGATTGAAGGAGATTCATCAACAGTTGGGGCTGACTCAGGAAACATGGGAAAGCACCGCCTCCGCTGTGATTCAGCTTCGACAACACAAACAGGAAGAATCAGCCCTCAAATTACAACGGGCGTTCAATCAGTTGCATGATTTTTTTGTAGCGGATCTGACCCAGACTCAGGTGCTGCATAAGATTCAGAAAATGCAGGAATTTGCTGAAGCCATGACCTCTCCTTCCATCACAATCGAGGGACACGTCATGCAACCCACAGGTTTTGTGGTGAGTCCGGTGGATCTGGTCAGAAAATTCTATCGGGTGTTTTACCATGACGATGACCCCACTTATGAACGTCTGCCCAATGTGGAAACAGACAACATCGCGGATCCAACCTTGACCGATCGGGGAATTACCGGTGTGTTGCTGAATCAGGCCTTGAATGCCAATCGGGATACGTTTGAAGGCATGGTCACACCGGATCTGAAAGAATTCCAGATGTCGATTCTCACACGGGATGGCAGCAGCGCGTTTATCATGGATTATGAAACACAGATCCGGGAAGGTCTTAAAAAACTGTTTCCAGCCAATGATCCTTATATTGCCGATGTCCGTGTGGCCGGCTATGCGCCAACCATTACCGAAGTCACCAACGTGATCAGCACTTCCCAGGCAAAAAGTATCGCATGGTCTTTTGTGTTTGTTTTCGCGGTCACATTTTTTATTTTCCGGTCGCTGGTCGGTGGGCTATTTGCCATCATTCCCCTCTTTTTTACAGTTCTGGCGAATTTCGGCATGATTTATTTGCTGGGCTGGAAAATCAATACGGGAACCATGATGGTGGCTTCCATCTCCATTGGGATTGGTGTGGATTACACCATCCATTTTCTGGAACGATTCAAGACCCAGTTGCGTCAGGGGGATGATCTGGAACACGCCTATTTCAACACCATTCACTCTTCGGGCAAGGCGATTCTGATCAATGCGGTGTCTGTGGCTGTGGGGTTTCTGGTGTTGATCGCTTCAGCGTTTGTGGCCAATATCGCCATGGGAGCCCTGATGGCTGGAACCATGATTTACAGTTCTCTGGGGGCGATGACGCTGTTGCCAGCGTTGATTCTGGTGTTAAAACCCAGGTTTTTTGAAATGGAAAAAAATCAGATTGACAACAAAACAAAGCATTAA
- a CDS encoding pyruvate kinase: protein MSDNVVQSHFFQEHELQELQQLYDKLTATWQRMEALETRFETEIQAVSKNYEKSIRNLLHYMALRQEDIREFQNQLSSYGLSSLGRVESHVQHSMIKVMNMIDYILGRIPEFARKTPPVDYKGGKDYLELHTRNLLGKSEHRPVSIMVTMPSQAADHYQLVRELVASGMDVMRINCAHDDPAVWEKMIENLRKAERELSRSCKVFMDLGGPKIRTGAIGPGPQVVKIRPVRDEKGKTITPATVYLVADKTENFITDISIPQLPVSKKFLKKLSTDVVLECKDLRGKKRKLKVVKVEYNHCLLETSQTCYVGPGTELFSISKKHSQLSVDSAKIRNLPAKEQSLMLKDGDTLFLLAEPVPGKNAEYDDAGKLIEPAQISCTMPEVFQNLKKEERVYFDDGKIAGVIQSISKKQIKVEITSAEVSKLSADKGINFPDSELNMHSLTEKDLQDLDFVTKNADVIGYSFVQRPEDILKLHEELAKRNADKVGIVLKIETRKAFENLPRLLLTGMRRAPLGVMIARGDLAIECGFERMAEVQEEILWICEAAHVPVIWATQVLENLAKTGKPSRAEITDASMSVRAECVMLNKGPYIVNALEALDNILRRMSGHQSKKKSMLRKLRLSLMEESR from the coding sequence GTGTCTGATAATGTAGTACAGTCTCATTTTTTTCAAGAGCATGAACTTCAGGAATTACAGCAGTTGTATGACAAACTGACTGCAACATGGCAGCGTATGGAGGCTCTCGAAACGCGGTTTGAAACAGAAATTCAGGCAGTCAGCAAAAATTATGAAAAAAGCATCCGCAATCTTCTGCATTACATGGCGTTGAGACAGGAAGACATCCGCGAGTTTCAGAATCAATTGAGTTCCTATGGCTTGTCATCGCTCGGCAGAGTTGAATCTCATGTTCAACATTCCATGATCAAGGTCATGAATATGATTGACTATATTCTCGGAAGAATTCCGGAATTTGCCCGCAAAACGCCCCCGGTCGATTACAAGGGCGGAAAAGATTACCTGGAACTGCACACCCGAAATTTACTTGGAAAATCAGAGCATCGTCCCGTCTCAATCATGGTGACCATGCCCAGTCAAGCCGCTGATCATTATCAACTGGTGCGGGAACTGGTCGCCTCAGGCATGGATGTCATGCGGATTAACTGTGCCCATGATGATCCGGCTGTCTGGGAGAAAATGATTGAGAACCTGCGAAAAGCTGAACGGGAATTGAGCCGATCCTGCAAAGTATTTATGGATCTGGGTGGTCCCAAGATCCGCACTGGCGCCATCGGACCCGGACCGCAGGTGGTTAAAATCAGACCTGTCCGCGATGAAAAAGGAAAAACAATAACTCCCGCAACCGTATATCTGGTCGCTGATAAAACAGAAAATTTCATCACGGATATTTCAATTCCTCAACTTCCAGTCTCCAAAAAATTTTTGAAGAAACTCTCCACAGACGTTGTGTTGGAATGCAAGGATCTGCGTGGTAAAAAAAGAAAACTGAAAGTGGTCAAAGTGGAATACAATCATTGTTTGCTTGAAACCAGCCAGACCTGCTACGTTGGTCCGGGAACTGAACTGTTTTCCATTTCAAAAAAACATTCACAGCTTTCCGTTGATTCAGCAAAAATCAGAAATCTACCTGCCAAAGAACAGAGTTTGATGTTGAAAGACGGAGATACCTTGTTCCTGCTGGCTGAACCTGTTCCGGGCAAAAACGCGGAATATGATGACGCGGGAAAACTGATTGAGCCTGCTCAAATTTCCTGTACCATGCCAGAGGTGTTTCAGAACTTGAAAAAAGAGGAACGTGTGTATTTCGATGATGGAAAAATCGCCGGAGTTATTCAATCCATCAGCAAAAAACAGATCAAGGTAGAAATCACATCCGCAGAGGTGTCCAAGCTTTCAGCGGACAAAGGCATCAACTTTCCTGACAGCGAACTGAACATGCATTCTCTGACGGAAAAGGATCTTCAGGATCTGGACTTTGTGACTAAAAATGCCGATGTCATTGGCTATTCATTTGTTCAGCGGCCGGAAGATATTCTGAAATTGCATGAGGAATTGGCCAAACGCAACGCGGACAAAGTCGGCATCGTCCTTAAAATTGAAACACGGAAAGCCTTTGAAAATCTGCCCAGACTTCTGCTCACAGGAATGCGGCGTGCGCCGTTGGGTGTCATGATTGCCCGTGGAGATTTAGCCATTGAATGCGGCTTTGAACGAATGGCTGAAGTTCAGGAAGAAATCCTGTGGATTTGTGAAGCGGCTCATGTTCCGGTCATCTGGGCCACACAGGTGCTGGAAAATCTCGCGAAAACCGGAAAACCCTCCCGTGCTGAAATCACGGACGCGTCCATGAGCGTGCGTGCGGAATGTGTCATGCTCAATAAAGGGCCATACATTGTCAATGCTCTGGAAGCACTGGATAATATCCTGCGCAGGATGAGCGGTCATCAGAGCAAGAAGAAAAGCATGTTGCGCAAATTGCGGCTGTCACTCATGGAAGAAAGCAGATAG
- a CDS encoding bifunctional GNAT family N-acetyltransferase/carbon-nitrogen hydrolase family protein, which produces MKKSANKKISSKKEQVPGHKSHKHQTRHKLLLRNIQHGDYNDLREIMERVYSHITTPWEKEQYEAQLAKFPEGQICIEDNGKVVAAALSLIVDYEQFGDKHTYVQITGNGYLTTHNPKGDTLYGMDIMVHPGYQGLRLGRRLYDARKELCEKLNLRRIIAGGRIPGYKRHAEEMSPQTYIRQVKNKEIYDPVLSFQLSNEFHVRKLMQNYWFEDTDSHTYATLLEWINIYYESTAPLFGGQKTVVRVGIVQWQMRTVNSVEELVKQIEFFVDTLSDYQCDFILFPEYISAPLMSQFESTSASDALRALSQFTDRMKLVFSEFAVSYNVNIIAGSMPEYDQQKLRNVAFLFKRDGSSGFQHKIHVTPDEAMDLGMRGGDALHIFDTDVGKIGILVCYDVEFPELSRFLAEQGMNILFVPTWTDTKNAYLRVRRCAQARAIENECYVALAGSVGNLPNLANMDIQYSQSAVFCPSDFAFPHDAIVAEATPNTEMTLIADLDLELLKELRLKGSVQNFKDRRLDLYRLQWIKAQE; this is translated from the coding sequence ATGAAAAAATCCGCCAATAAAAAAATTAGTTCCAAAAAAGAACAAGTACCTGGCCATAAAAGCCACAAGCACCAAACTCGCCATAAACTCCTGTTGCGGAACATCCAGCATGGTGACTACAACGATCTTCGCGAAATCATGGAACGTGTTTATAGCCACATCACCACGCCATGGGAAAAAGAGCAGTATGAGGCACAACTGGCCAAATTTCCGGAAGGGCAGATCTGTATTGAAGACAACGGGAAAGTGGTTGCCGCGGCCTTGAGCCTGATTGTGGATTATGAACAGTTTGGTGACAAACATACCTATGTCCAGATCACCGGCAATGGCTACTTGACAACCCACAACCCCAAAGGTGATACCCTGTATGGAATGGACATCATGGTCCATCCCGGTTATCAGGGCTTGAGACTGGGACGACGCCTGTATGACGCCCGCAAGGAACTGTGTGAAAAACTCAATTTGCGTCGGATCATTGCCGGAGGCCGGATTCCGGGATACAAACGCCATGCGGAGGAAATGTCGCCTCAAACCTATATCCGTCAGGTGAAAAACAAGGAAATTTATGATCCTGTTTTGAGTTTTCAGTTATCCAACGAGTTTCATGTGCGCAAGTTGATGCAGAATTACTGGTTTGAAGATACAGATTCACACACCTATGCCACCTTGCTGGAATGGATCAATATCTATTATGAAAGTACCGCGCCATTATTTGGCGGACAAAAAACGGTGGTGCGTGTGGGAATTGTTCAGTGGCAGATGCGCACCGTCAACAGCGTGGAGGAACTGGTAAAGCAGATTGAGTTTTTTGTGGACACGCTCTCGGATTACCAGTGTGATTTTATCCTGTTTCCTGAATATATCAGCGCGCCCTTGATGTCACAGTTTGAATCAACTTCCGCGTCAGACGCCTTGCGTGCGCTGTCACAGTTCACGGACCGGATGAAGCTGGTATTCAGCGAATTCGCGGTTTCCTACAACGTCAATATTATCGCTGGAAGTATGCCGGAATATGATCAGCAGAAATTGCGAAATGTGGCGTTTCTGTTCAAACGGGATGGCAGTTCAGGATTTCAGCATAAAATCCATGTGACTCCGGATGAAGCCATGGATCTGGGAATGCGTGGCGGAGACGCACTGCATATTTTTGACACAGATGTCGGCAAAATTGGAATTCTGGTTTGTTACGATGTCGAATTTCCTGAATTGTCGCGGTTTCTGGCGGAACAGGGAATGAATATTTTGTTTGTGCCCACCTGGACCGACACTAAAAACGCCTATTTGCGTGTTCGTCGCTGTGCTCAGGCACGGGCAATTGAAAATGAATGTTACGTCGCGCTTGCTGGAAGTGTGGGGAATCTTCCCAATCTGGCCAATATGGATATCCAGTATTCCCAATCCGCTGTGTTCTGTCCGTCAGATTTTGCGTTTCCGCATGACGCGATTGTCGCGGAAGCCACGCCCAACACGGAGATGACCCTGATTGCCGATCTGGATCTGGAATTGCTCAAAGAGCTTCGTCTCAAAGGATCAGTGCAGAATTTTAAAGATCGAAGACTTGATCTCTATCGTTTGCAATGGATCAAAGCGCAGGAATGA
- a CDS encoding outer membrane lipoprotein-sorting protein → MKQKLLLGSIACILFLGTSLNPVRAETPEEKGRAIMEAVDKLPAFEKTLSENVFKIYDSQEQLIFTKKARSANFHENYKDPQKRLSRAISYFYFPADDQGNSALMIEQEGADDDQWIYLKGLRKPKRVIGSDKSSSFMGSDFSNGDMAARDINDYNYTWLGTDTVNFKGKSLQVEKIQSEFKSQQNKDDYGYSKTIIWMDPRSGLVFKGEIYNLQGQLYKQMQLLSFLVKKNRDDQKIFVPGGFEMKNVIKGTKTVMEIDRFDVEQEADKVDPSIFNLQYLTRKWW, encoded by the coding sequence ATGAAACAAAAATTATTGTTGGGAAGCATTGCCTGTATTCTGTTTTTGGGAACCAGCCTGAACCCTGTGAGGGCAGAAACACCAGAAGAAAAAGGCCGGGCCATTATGGAAGCCGTGGACAAACTTCCGGCTTTTGAAAAAACACTCAGTGAAAATGTGTTCAAGATCTATGATTCCCAGGAACAGTTGATTTTCACCAAAAAAGCCCGATCCGCCAATTTCCATGAAAATTATAAGGACCCGCAAAAACGCTTGAGTCGTGCTATCAGTTACTTCTATTTTCCGGCTGATGATCAGGGCAACAGCGCACTCATGATTGAACAGGAAGGTGCTGACGATGATCAGTGGATCTATCTCAAAGGACTCCGCAAACCCAAACGGGTCATTGGTTCTGACAAAAGCTCCTCCTTCATGGGTTCTGATTTTTCCAATGGAGATATGGCCGCACGGGATATCAATGATTACAACTATACATGGCTTGGAACCGACACTGTGAATTTCAAAGGCAAATCCCTGCAAGTTGAAAAAATCCAGAGCGAATTCAAAAGTCAGCAGAACAAGGACGATTACGGCTACAGCAAAACCATCATCTGGATGGATCCTCGCTCCGGACTGGTGTTCAAGGGCGAAATCTATAATCTGCAAGGACAATTATACAAGCAGATGCAGTTGCTGTCATTCCTGGTCAAGAAAAACCGCGATGACCAGAAAATTTTTGTACCGGGCGGCTTTGAAATGAAAAACGTGATCAAGGGCACCAAAACCGTTATGGAAATTGACCGCTTTGATGTGGAACAGGAAGCGGACAAGGTTGATCCGTCCATTTTCAATCTTCAGTATCTGACCCGAAAATGGTGGTAA
- a CDS encoding TetR/AcrR family transcriptional regulator yields MLPKETQILNAAREHFFRYGFKKANVEEIAHDAGVGKGTVYNYFDNKEALFIRCAEQDYQSIREQLKKVLKAEKNAEQKLIRLLLCKLGHIKGLILQYSMSRVVFEEMIDTHVKLSNKKQEAIHDIQQLLEEGETEGLFRKADHHKNAVMIEKIQFQFILRWLEMDSAEIEQEVRDLFELIFGGLRQ; encoded by the coding sequence GTGTTACCGAAAGAAACACAGATACTGAATGCGGCGCGGGAGCATTTTTTCAGATATGGTTTTAAAAAAGCCAATGTTGAGGAAATCGCTCATGACGCAGGCGTTGGTAAAGGCACCGTCTATAATTATTTTGATAACAAGGAAGCTCTGTTTATCCGCTGTGCGGAACAGGATTATCAAAGCATTCGTGAACAATTGAAAAAAGTTCTGAAAGCTGAGAAAAACGCTGAACAGAAATTGATTCGGCTTTTGCTCTGTAAACTTGGACACATCAAGGGGTTGATCCTGCAATACTCCATGTCCCGGGTCGTCTTTGAGGAAATGATTGACACCCACGTCAAACTTTCAAACAAAAAACAGGAAGCGATCCATGACATTCAACAACTGCTGGAGGAGGGGGAAACTGAAGGGCTTTTTCGTAAGGCAGATCACCATAAAAACGCTGTGATGATTGAAAAAATTCAGTTTCAGTTTATTTTGCGCTGGCTGGAAATGGATTCTGCGGAAATTGAACAGGAAGTGAGGGATTTGTTTGAACTGATTTTCGGCGGGCTGCGCCAGTAA
- a CDS encoding lysophospholipid acyltransferase family protein, which produces MSYPAYELTQVLDQEKSIAKLIDLGEMQPVFQKNSWLTWLSGRLEKWLSLDRVNQAYQEVFHHINQENFFQVCLDRLMIDYSFSKEDLQKIPASGPLVIVANHPFGGVDGIILGRILQMVRPDVKILANSILQGIPELSAQVIPVNPFGGKNTSFKNIAGLKDSIKWLRQGGALITFPAGEVSHFQWNTGKLEDAEWHQHIASLVRRSEATVLPVFFSGKNSLLFQVLGKIHPWLRTMLLPRELLNKAGKTLPVFAGHPIPWKKLVDKDDAEMTLYLRAKTYFLKNRIQEPSAKKAFFTMPKAKELTPESVISAVETHKMVLELEHLPVTQKLLQHGEFTVYYAWAYQIKDILTEIGRLREVTFREVGEGTGRKLDLDEFDAYYMHLFMWNHKTSELVGAYRLGLTDAICRQYGIRGLYTNTLFRFKPQFVGQLKNSIELGRSFIRSEYQRKPNSLALLWKGIGEFIVRHPQYTQLFGPVSISQNYHAISKRLMVRFFQKNLKDSSLSSGVKPRNPYRMGGLARMKDKPVMKHIANDLEDMSVLVSEMENDGKGIPVLIRHYLKFNARFVSFNVDKDFSNVIDGLIVVDLLNADLALLRKFMGAEGYYHYAAQHGMYPDSNEKAG; this is translated from the coding sequence ATGAGTTACCCCGCATACGAATTAACCCAGGTTCTTGACCAGGAAAAATCAATTGCGAAATTGATTGATCTCGGTGAGATGCAACCTGTTTTTCAAAAAAACTCATGGCTGACCTGGCTCAGTGGACGCCTGGAAAAATGGTTGTCACTGGACAGAGTCAATCAAGCCTATCAGGAAGTGTTTCATCATATCAATCAGGAAAACTTTTTTCAGGTTTGCCTGGATCGTCTCATGATTGATTATTCCTTTTCCAAAGAAGATCTGCAGAAAATTCCGGCCAGTGGTCCCCTGGTGATTGTGGCCAATCATCCGTTTGGCGGAGTGGATGGCATTATTCTGGGAAGAATTCTTCAGATGGTCCGCCCCGATGTGAAGATATTGGCCAATTCCATTCTTCAGGGCATTCCGGAACTTTCCGCACAAGTTATTCCAGTGAACCCCTTTGGCGGAAAAAATACCTCCTTTAAAAATATCGCGGGTCTCAAAGATTCGATCAAATGGCTTCGTCAGGGTGGTGCGTTGATCACGTTCCCGGCCGGGGAAGTATCTCATTTTCAATGGAATACCGGCAAACTGGAAGATGCGGAGTGGCATCAACACATTGCCTCCCTGGTTCGACGTTCGGAAGCAACCGTGCTGCCCGTGTTTTTTTCAGGAAAAAACAGTTTGTTGTTTCAAGTTCTGGGAAAAATTCATCCCTGGCTGAGAACCATGCTGTTGCCCCGGGAACTTCTGAACAAAGCTGGAAAAACCCTGCCTGTTTTTGCCGGACATCCTATTCCATGGAAAAAACTGGTGGACAAGGATGATGCTGAAATGACGCTTTATCTACGAGCCAAAACCTACTTCCTGAAAAACCGAATTCAGGAGCCTTCAGCAAAAAAAGCGTTTTTTACCATGCCCAAAGCAAAAGAGCTGACGCCTGAATCTGTAATTTCCGCGGTTGAAACCCACAAGATGGTGTTGGAACTGGAACATCTGCCAGTGACACAAAAACTGCTGCAACATGGAGAATTCACGGTTTATTATGCCTGGGCCTATCAGATCAAAGACATCCTGACAGAAATTGGCCGGTTGCGGGAAGTGACGTTTCGGGAAGTGGGTGAAGGCACAGGCCGGAAACTGGATCTGGATGAATTTGATGCCTATTACATGCATCTGTTCATGTGGAATCATAAAACTTCTGAGCTGGTGGGTGCCTACCGTCTTGGCTTGACAGACGCGATTTGTCGTCAATACGGCATACGTGGATTGTACACCAACACCCTGTTCCGATTCAAACCGCAGTTTGTTGGCCAATTGAAGAATTCCATCGAATTGGGCCGTTCGTTCATCCGTTCAGAATATCAACGCAAACCCAACAGTCTGGCCCTGCTCTGGAAAGGGATTGGCGAATTCATTGTCCGACATCCGCAATACACCCAATTGTTTGGGCCTGTCAGCATCAGTCAGAATTACCATGCCATTTCCAAGCGTTTGATGGTGCGGTTTTTCCAGAAAAATCTCAAGGACTCCAGTCTGTCTTCGGGGGTCAAACCACGCAATCCTTACCGGATGGGTGGACTGGCCAGAATGAAGGACAAGCCCGTGATGAAACATATCGCCAATGATCTGGAAGACATGTCTGTGCTGGTGTCTGAAATGGAAAATGACGGCAAGGGGATTCCGGTGTTGATCAGGCACTATCTCAAATTCAACGCCCGCTTTGTCAGTTTCAATGTGGATAAGGATTTTTCGAATGTCATTGATGGGTTGATTGTTGTGGATCTGCTGAATGCGGATCTTGCTCTGCTCAGAAAATTCATGGGTGCGGAGGGCTACTATCACTATGCCGCACAACATGGAATGTATCCTGATTCCAACGAAAAAGCCGGATAA